A segment of the Bufo bufo chromosome 5, aBufBuf1.1, whole genome shotgun sequence genome:
CATcctcctgtcaccgggattttgggtatagagctgaggacatgggttgctagatggccgctagcacatccgcaatacccagtccccatagctctctgtgcttttattgtgtaaaacaaccgatttgatacatatgcaaattaacataagagtcatatcttacttgtgtgaccagagaagagtcatattttcaagctctgactcatctcaggttaatttgcatatgtatcgaatcggttttttgacacaataaaagcacacagagctatggggactgggtattgcggatgtgctagcggccatctagcaacccatgtcctcagctctatacacaaaatcccggtgacaggttccctttaaccatatTTGATTCTACCATTAGGTCATCCACCGGTGGATTGCAGACCTCCATGTGGTGAGTAATGTCATTAGATGGGTCAATTTGAGCAGTGGCCTCCATTACATACATGGGTGGGGTCATCATTTACCTCAGACATTAGACCCCTCTCTCTATTTCTTTCCCTAGGGCTTCAAAAAGCTGCCCGAACCTTTTCATGCAGCCGATGTGCTGAGGAGGACTGCAAGATCCCGGTGACCTGTCCCCGTAAGATCATTTCTACCATTAGTTTGGGAACCTCTTATGAATCTGTTAGCTCATTGCTGCATGTCATTGACCGTGGTTTCCCATTTCAGTTAAGGACATCAAGGTGGAAGAGCTGGAAGAGACCAGAATCTGGTGCACGGCGTCCTTTATCCTTCCCGATCATCCGAAGGTTGTTTGGAAGTACGCCAAAAACGTAAGTCGCATATACCATTCTATTACAGTGCAAATTCATACTGCTATTTATACTCCACATAGGACAAATGTCTCATACGATGTCATCAATGTTTTCACTTTCAgatcaaaaaaaacggatttgaGTAACTTTAAAGACTTCTACATTGGGGATGACCTGGATGTACACATCAAGCCAACCAGAGTCAGCCATAAAGGAACTTATGCCTGTGAGATAATGGATGAGGATGATGACATCATACTCCGAAGATTCTTTTATCTCGATGGTAAGACTTAGTTTTCTCTCTCGAATGTTCTCTTTTCTAGACCATtcggataaatatatatatatatatatatatatatatatacgataaGAAGCCCCTCCtgcctctgctcttacagtaaagaactatTTCTGATAACTTCTCTGACTTTCATTCAGCCCTGCAGAAGACAACGTTCTCCTCATCGCCTTATTTATTGTATTCTCTTCTGTTTTTCAGTGACGCAGACTAAATCCAAGGCAGTCGAGGAAATAGAAGCTGAATTCAATCGAGCTCTGGCAGAAAAACTACctacccaggaggaagaggaggagaggatCGAACATGGTCCCTCCACTAAAGACATCATCCTCACCTTCCTCCAGAGCCATGTCAGCTATGCCATCTACGCTGCTGTCTGCTGTCTTATTGTCACCGTATTGGT
Coding sequences within it:
- the LOC121002390 gene encoding sperm acrosome membrane-associated protein 6-like, with protein sequence MAFNQIQNIRKYLKTFEKEVKKIEKLSWVEQFDKKMAEFVKGVKDRVSSHPPVDCRPPCGLQKAARTFSCSRCAEEDCKIPVTCPLKDIKVEELEETRIWCTASFILPDHPKVVWKYAKNIKKNGFE